The proteins below are encoded in one region of Hordeum vulgare subsp. vulgare chromosome 3H, MorexV3_pseudomolecules_assembly, whole genome shotgun sequence:
- the LOC123439908 gene encoding zinc finger Ran-binding domain-containing protein 2-like isoform X2 — translation MEKVMMSRKPGDWSCRSCQYLNFCKRDACQRCGEAKLGAERADYAAMSGSWEVKPGDWYCGCCGVNNYANRASCFKCGAAKTDSAVVAQNWGFNASGQTGWKAGDWICPRYVRANDVF, via the exons ATGGAGAAGGTGATGATGAGCAGGAAGCCGGGTGACTGGAGTTGCAGGTCGTGCCAGTACCTCAACTTCTGCAAACGCGACGCTTGCCAGCGGTGCGGCGAGGCAAAGCTGGGTGCTGAGCGGGCGGATTACGCGGCCATGAGCGGGAGCTGGGAAGTCAAGCCCGGCGATTGGTACTGCGGCTGCTGCGGCGTCAACAACTACGCCAATCGCGCCAGCTGCTTCAAGTGCGGCGCCGCAAAGACAGACTCCGCCGTCGTGGCGCAGAACTGGGGGTTCAACGCCTCCGGACAGACAGGCTGGAAGGCTGGCGACTGGATCTGCCCGAG GTACGTGCGTGCTAACGACGTGTTTTGA
- the LOC123439908 gene encoding zinc finger Ran-binding domain-containing protein 2-like isoform X1 yields the protein MEKVMMSRKPGDWSCRSCQYLNFCKRDACQRCGEAKLGAERADYAAMSGSWEVKPGDWYCGCCGVNNYANRASCFKCGAAKTDSAVVAQNWGFNASGQTGWKAGDWICPRLDCNVQNYANRTECFRCNAPKSYYG from the exons ATGGAGAAGGTGATGATGAGCAGGAAGCCGGGTGACTGGAGTTGCAGGTCGTGCCAGTACCTCAACTTCTGCAAACGCGACGCTTGCCAGCGGTGCGGCGAGGCAAAGCTGGGTGCTGAGCGGGCGGATTACGCGGCCATGAGCGGGAGCTGGGAAGTCAAGCCCGGCGATTGGTACTGCGGCTGCTGCGGCGTCAACAACTACGCCAATCGCGCCAGCTGCTTCAAGTGCGGCGCCGCAAAGACAGACTCCGCCGTCGTGGCGCAGAACTGGGGGTTCAACGCCTCCGGACAGACAGGCTGGAAGGCTGGCGACTGGATCTGCCCGAG ACTGGATTGTAACGTGCAAAACTATGCCAAcagaaccgagtgcttccgctgcAATGCGCCCAAATCATACTATG GTTAA